In Takifugu flavidus isolate HTHZ2018 chromosome 13, ASM371156v2, whole genome shotgun sequence, the following are encoded in one genomic region:
- the LOC130535776 gene encoding cyclin-dependent kinase 12, producing MEPADVPSEPAPQRALERERRPPAYLTDYVVATLPSEGQTHTTQQALSSQRSRSGRTCSSQKSCDSRSTRSSRSSSSRFPSNVLSELETAQLEERVKQMELEELQQRLEEDNQIEHERLRLQSQAREAQQLQEEAIRTQETLTRQLESRRQLKKRANQLEIAKMVTSLLKEKAQDPGGARSSPCPSDHSEARQPVPQPAAPHATPPPAPVTLPSASQHAVLPPAAQTSLQAPHVAPPSTPYPSLPPLPHPALPPVSLPCSSAPVNYYSAPISYPVHPAQYLPSSAAFTCPVKAESCSTTALPQLQTADVFPLSATSYGIPKPMIPFFESGKESDFALLRMALDNLLNSHLHLSEQYKYQVLLGHLKLPSALQLAKAYMHDPRPYTAAMQALQDKYGQPRQLVQSELGAILNAPALKFGDSEAFDAFALSIQTLVGMLRTLEGQNGYELRCGSHVDRLLGKMPPSYRDGFVEYCLNQGILRTGTDQTYTLPDLSVWLQMKSQAKRIAGRAASLYNFEAPKPPKKDQRPFNKSKEKSTAFLLTASDNQDLKGRPAPMKFSSKPKPYCPHCDNKEHFLNACVEFKKLNTEQIVRWIRDGQRCWKCGRSHKPEVCTLKRPCNTCKEQHLTVLHNAVQQTQKSVLMVTAPTTKVYLDRPNRSPKVMLKVVKVLLHAGDRVLETYAVLDDGSERSIILPQAVQRTA from the coding sequence ATGGAACCTGCAGATGTCCCGTCTGAGCCCGCACCCCAACGTgctttggagagagagagacgtccCCCAGCCTACTTGACTGACTATGTGGTTGCAACACTCCCTTCAGAGGGACAAACCCATACCACACAACAAGCTCTCTCCTCCCAGCGATCACGTAGTGGGAGAACATGCTCATCTCAGAAGAGCTGCGACTCCAGATCAACACGGTCATCTCGCTCGTCCTCGAGCAGATTCCCCTCTAACGTTCTCTCAGAACTGGAAACAGCACAGCTGGAAGAGCGAGTGAAACAGATGGAGCTTGAGGAGTTACAACAGCGTCTAGAAGAGGACAACCAAATAGAACATGAACGTCTGCGACTTCAATCTCAAGCCAGAGaggcccagcagctgcaggaggaagccaTCAGAACGCAGGAAACGTTAACAAGACAGCTTGAGAGCCGACGACAGCTAAAGAAGAGAGCGAACCAGCTGGAAATAGCGAAGATGGTTACTTCTCTCCTGAAAGAGAAAGCACAGGACCCTGGTGGTGCCAGATCCTCACCCTGTCCATCAGATCATAGTGAGGCAAGGCAACCTGTACCTCAACCTGCAGCGCCCCATGCGACTCCGCCTCCAGCTCCAGTGACTCTACCTTCAGCCAGCCAACACGCGGTTCTGCCTCCAGCTGCTCAGACTTCACTTCAAGCACCACATGTAGCTCCGCCCTCTACGCCATatccatctcttcctccattaCCACATCCTGCCCTTCCTCCAGTATCCCTGCCTTGTAGTTCAGCGCCAGTGAACTACTACTCTGCTCCAATTTCATATCCAGTTCACCCAGCGCAGTATCTCCCCTCCAGTGCAGCCTTCACCTGCCCGGTTAAAGCAGAGTCGTGCTCCACTACAGCGCTGCCTCAACTACAGACGGCTGATGTGTTCCCACTCAGTGCCACATCCTATGGCATCCCCAAACCTATGATCCCCTTCTTCGAGAGTGGTAAAGAAAGTGACTTTGCGCTACTGAGGATGGCACTTGACAACCTGCTGAATAGTCATCTGCATTTGAGTGAGCAGTACAAGTATCAAGTGCTTCTGGGACACCTGAAGCTACCTAGTGCGCTTCAATTAGCCAAAGCCTATATGCATGACCCAAGGCCGTACACAGCGGCTATGCAGGCACTGCAAGATAAGTACGGTCAACCTCGTCAGCTCGTCCAAAGTGAACTCGGTGCGATCCTTAACGCGCCAGCCCTCAAGTTCGGAGACTCCGAGGCATTTGATGCGTTTGCTTTGTCCATTCAAACGCTAGTAGGCATGCTTAGGACCCTAGAGGGACAGAATGGCTATGAGTTAAGATGTGGATCCCATGTCGACCGGCTATTGGGCAAGATGCCGCCAAGCTACCGCGACGGGTTTGTGGAATACTGTCTGAACCAAGGTATCCTTCGGACAGGTACGGACCAGACCTATACTCTGCCTGATCTGAGCGTCTGGCTTCAGATGAAATCCCAAGCCAAACGCATAGCTGGTAGAGCTGCTTCTCTCTATAACTTTGAAGCACCCAAGCCACCAAAGAAGGACCAACGTCCCTTCAACAAATCGAAGGAGAAATCCACAGCATTCCTCCTCACTGCCAGTGATAATCAAGATCTCAAAGGACGTCCAGCACCCATGAAGTTCTCATCCAAACCAAAACCATACTGCCCTCACTGCGACAATAAGGAGCACTTTCTGAATGCTTGCGTAGAATTCAAGAAACTGAACACAGAGCAGATTGTGAGGTGGATAAGGGACGGACAGCGGTGTTGGAAGTGCGGACGATCTCACAAGCCTGAGGTTTGTACCCTCAAGCGACCTTGCAATACCTGCAAAGAGCAACATCTGACAGTATTACACAACGCAGTCCAGCAGACCCAGAAGAGTGTGCTTATGGTGACCGCTCCAACTACAAAGGTGTACTTGGATAGACCAAACAGATCCCCCAAGGTGATGCTGAAGGTTGTGAAAGTCTTACTTCATGCTGGGGACAGAGTGTTGGAGACGTATGCAGTGCTAGACGACGGTTCAGAGCGAAGCATCATATTGCCACAAGCTGTACAACGTACAGCCTGA